In Streptomyces sp. HUAS ZL42, the DNA window GGGCCGCCGGTCTCCTCGAAGGACACCGGGTTGTCACCCACGGCGTGCGGGCCCTCCGCCTCGTCGGGGAAGAGCTGCGCGGCGAGCGCCTTGCAGTGACCGAGGTAGGCCGCGCCCTCGGCCCCCGCGGGGGTGCCGATGACGCGCAGACGGGTCTTCGGCTCCTCCTTGCGGATCTCCGCGAAGGCGTGCAGCAGCGACACCAGGTCCTTGGCCGGTTCCACCCGGCCGACCCAGACCAGCGTGTCCGGGTCGGCGCACTCCGAGGACTCGCCGACCTCGGCGAAGCAGGACGCGTCCATACCCGGGTAGACGGTGCGGATCTTGTCGCGGTCCGCGCCGCAGTGCTCCTGCCAGCGGCGGGCGTGCGCATTGCCGGGCGTGATGCGGGCTGCCTGCCGGTAGACCTCGGCGGCCAGCCGGCCCTGGAAGGCGGCAAGCAGGGACCGCACCGCGGGCGCGGACTCCGGGGACGTGAGGTAGTGCGTGCGCAGCCGCACGCCGTACTCGGTCACCAGCAGCGGTACGCCCGAGAAGTGCCGGGCGAGCAGTCCGGGCAGCGCGGCCGCGCCTCCCGACGTGGCATGACACAGGTCGACCGAGCCGAGGCTGTCGTCCTCGTACCAGTCGAGCGAGAGGGGGCGCAGGGCTCGTTCCAGGTGCGCGGCCACGGCGAGCAGATCCGGTACGCGAGCCTCGCGCGCCGTACGCAGCGCACCGGGCGCCCGACATGCGCGCTCCAGGGCACGTACGGCGGTTTCGGAGCGGAGTGCGCCGACGAGACCGCCCTCGTCGCGGGCGAGTTCGGCGAGCCCGTACAGCGCGCTGCCGAAACGGTCCGCCTCAGCGGCCGGCTCCTGCGCGGAGGGCGCCGCGCACAGTGCTGCCACGAGGTCGCCGTAGTGCTCGGCGAACCTCCGGCGCGCGCCGCGCGCATACACGACCCCGTCGTCCTCGGCCGTCCACAGCGGCGCCGTCCGCACCCGGCGGACCTGCGGCGGCAGGTCGACCCAGCCCTCGTCCTCCTGGCGTTCGCTGCGGCTGAGCGCGTGGATGTCGAACTCGTGCTGCCCGAGCCCGCGCACGAGCCGGTCGCACCAGAGTCCGGCGTCACCGCTCACATATGGATAGCCACCCTCCGTAAGCAGTCCGATGCGCACGAGTGCACCCCCGATCTCCCGTCTGGGGAGCCGCCGTTGGCTCGGCGGCTCGCAGCGGGACGAACGTATGCGGACATGACGGTGGCGCGACGGACGGTTGTCCGTCGCGCCACCGAAAGGGGTGAACCCTCGTAACTTTCCCGCACGGACCGCGTTCGGTCACGCTAAGAGATCAGATGGCGACGCCCCGTCATTCCCCTGGGTACGGCCAGGGATTGGCCTTGCAGTGGATTCCGCCGTGGTCGAGGAACTTGGTCTGCTGCTGCATGACCGGGGCGAGTTCGCCGTCCTTGTTGCAGGTGACGTGGTGGTTGCCGAGGCGGTGGCCGACCTCGTGGTTGATCAGCATCTGCCGGTAGGCGTGGATCTGGTCACCGTATGTCTTCGAGCCCTGCGCCCAGCGATAGGCGTTGATCATCACGCGTTCGGTGGAGGCGGAGTCGCAGGAGACGTTGTCCTCGGTCGTGTCCAGGCCGGACTTGGCGCACCAGAAGGCGGTGGTGCCCGGGCTGGCGAGGGTGATCACGAAGTCGGGCTTGCCGGAGTAGATGCGCTCGAAGGTGCGGGCACCGTTGTGGGCCCAGCTCCGGTCGTCGTTCAGCGTCTTCTGCACGGCCTGCGCGAACAGTTCACCGTCGAGGCCGAGCCCCTGCTCGACGTCGACGCGGTAGGTGTACTTCTGCCCTTTGCCGGGTGCTTTGTCGACGCCGGGTACCGCGTCGAACTTTCCCGAGCCCTTCAGTGTGGGGCTGAGCGCGTACGTCTGGTCCATCTTCTGGTCGTACGTCAGCGTCTCCATGCCGGGTGACGCGGACTGGCTCGGCCGGTCGTCCCCGCGGGACGCGGGGTCGCGGGCGTCCCGGGCCTGGTCGGTGGCGGACTGCGACCGCACAGCGCTGTCGTCGCTCCCGTGCGTGACCTGTCCGGCCACGATGACGGCGAGGACGGTGGTGACGGCGGCGGCCGCGATGCCGGTGAAGGCGCGACCCTTGCCGCCCTTGGCCGGCGCGGGCTCGCCGGCCGGCGGGACGTCGTCGCCGGTGTCGTTCTCGATCCCGGGTCCGGTGTCCCAGTCGGTGACGGCGGCGTGGGGGTCCGCGGTGTGCACGGAGGCGAGCGTACGGGGCGTGGCGGCGGAGGTGGCGCGACGCGCGAAGACGTCGTCGTCCTCGGCGAAGGCGTCGAGGTAGTCCTGCCGCGGGGCCGCCGCGGGCGTCGGCGCGGTCCGCTGGCGCGGTAAGGCGGGACCGGCCGACCCGGCGGCCCCGGCCCGCCCGCTCAACTGGCCCCAGCCGCCGCCGTGTTCACGCTGCTCGGGATGCCCGCCGCGAACCTGGGGGACGCCGTGGGCCGGAGTGCCGTCGGGGTAACGAGGGAAGCCGTGCGCGGGAGTGCCGTCGGGCAGCCTCGGAAAGCCGTGCGCGGGAGTGCCGTCAGGCAGACGTGGCACACCACGCGCGGGAGTGCCGTCAGGCAGCCGCGGAACACCACGCGCGGGAGTGCCATCGGGCAGCCTCGGGAAACCGTGCGCCGGGGTGCCGTCGGGCAGCCGCGGCCCTCCGTACCCGGGCCCCGGTCCCCCACCCACGGGGGGCGCTCCCGGCACCCGACGCTGCCCCGCAGAGTCCGCTTTATTGCCTTTTGGTGCAGCCTTGGGCGCGCTCTTGGGAGCAGGTCCACGTCGGCTGTGGCGTCCCACGTCGCGTCTCAGCTCCCCGCGCCAGTGTTGCCCGATGCCTTGGCATCATCCTCGGATGTGCTCCCGGCGTCATCACCTGACACACCCTCGGCCTCACGGCCGGCCCCGGGGGCACTCGGGGACTCACCGCCCCCCGCAGCCCCCTGCGTATCCTTCAGCAGCTCCCGAAACGCCGTCGCCACCGTCTCCGGATACTCCATCATCGCGACGTGACCGGCCTCCGGCAGCGTGACGAGCCGTGAGTCGCGGAACGCGCGCGCCGCCCTCTGGGCCATGCGGAAGCCGACGAGCTGGTCGCGGCCGCCGTAGACGAGGAGCGTCGGAGCGAGGACCCGTTCGGCCTGGCGCCACAGACCGTGCTGGCCGCCCAGTGTGTACGCGTTGACGAGCCCGCGCGCGGACCGCGTCATCGCATCCCAGAAGTACGGCAGCTCCAGCCGCCGTTCCAGCTCCTCCACCGCATGCCGGAACGCCTCGGGCGTCACCCGCCCGGGGTCCCCGTAGCAGAGTGCCATGACACCCCGCACCCGCTGCTCAGCCGTCCATTCCCTGGTGAACCGGGTGAAGAGCGCGGCCGCGCCCGGCGCTCCGAGCAGCGCCGTCGGCACCGCGCTCCGCTGCACGCGCAGCTCCGGCAGCGCGGGCGAGACGAGCGTGAGGCTCCGGACGAGATCGGGCCGCACCGCGGCGACCCGCGTCGCGACGGCGCCACCGAGGGAGTTGCCGAAGAGATGCACGGGACCGCGCCGGGCCGCGTCGAGGTGGCGGATCACCGCACGCGCGTGCCCCGTCACGGAGTAGTCGCCGTCGTCAGGTGGCGGGGAGTCGCCGAAGCCGGGCAGGTCGACGGCCTCGCTCTCCACGATGCCGTCCAGCAACATCATCAGCGCCGACCAGTTCTGCGAGGAACCGCCGAGGCCGTGCACGTACAGCGCGGGCGGCAGCCCCTCGCGCGCCGGCGGTCTCGACCGGACCGTCAGCGTGACTCCCGGCAGCCCGACCGACCTGAGCCGCTCGCCCTCCCCCACCCTGACGGGTGCCGTCTTCGGAAGCACACTGGTGGGCGGCACGGACGGCAGCTCGGTCGAAGACATGCAGCAATGTTACGAGACGATCACGCCGCGGTTTGTGTGTTCGCGGTCACAGACTGATGGAGGATCAAGCACGACCGGGCACACATCGCAGGTGACCGGACACGGATCGCACGAGCCCGTTCACAGATCGCGCAACCGCGACCGCGCATCGCATAGCGTCCGCAGCGGGTGTCTCCTAGGCTCGTACAGAGGGCACCCGCTGTGGCCCCTGCTTCTTCCAGGGACATTCGTAGGAAGGGAGCCCACCATGGCCGTTGACCCGACCGACCCCGAGGCGCTCGAGGAGTTCGAGGAGGCGAACGCCGCGGACTTCGACGTCGAGGCCCCCGAGAACGACGCCGCGGAACAGCACGCGGACATCTCGCCGGACCGCGACGACCCCCTCGAGGGCGTGGACCCGGCCCGCGCGAACGAGGCCGACCTCGTCGAGCAGGCACGCGTCGTCTCCATCGACGAGGACGACTATCGCTGACGTCGACCACCGTCGACGAACCCCGGCACCGCGCTGAACAGGAAAGAGGCGACTTTTTGCCCCCTATGTCTGCGCTTGAAACCTTCTACAGCGCTTTCGTCACCGTCCGGTACGTGAAATTCTGCGCTCGCACCGCGCACACCACGGTTACCGAAAAGTACGATGGCGGCGCGGCGCACACCGCATGTGGACGATTTTGGGAGGCGGCGTGACAGCCATCGAGCAGACAGAGGCGGCACGCCCGCGGGGCACGCGCCTGCCGCGTCGAGCCCGACGGAACCAGTTGCTGGGCGCCGCCCAGGAAGTCTTCGTGGCACAGGGCTACCACGCGGCCGCGATGGACGACATCGCCGAGCGCGCCGGCGTCAGCAAGCCGGTCCTTTACCAGCACTTCCCGGGCAAGCTCGACCTCTACCTCGCCCTGCTGGACCAGCACTGCGAGTCGCTGATCCAGGCCGTGCGGGGGGCGCTCGCGTCGACGACCGACAACAAG includes these proteins:
- a CDS encoding DUF3492 domain-containing protein translates to MRIGLLTEGGYPYVSGDAGLWCDRLVRGLGQHEFDIHALSRSERQEDEGWVDLPPQVRRVRTAPLWTAEDDGVVYARGARRRFAEHYGDLVAALCAAPSAQEPAAEADRFGSALYGLAELARDEGGLVGALRSETAVRALERACRAPGALRTAREARVPDLLAVAAHLERALRPLSLDWYEDDSLGSVDLCHATSGGAAALPGLLARHFSGVPLLVTEYGVRLRTHYLTSPESAPAVRSLLAAFQGRLAAEVYRQAARITPGNAHARRWQEHCGADRDKIRTVYPGMDASCFAEVGESSECADPDTLVWVGRVEPAKDLVSLLHAFAEIRKEEPKTRLRVIGTPAGAEGAAYLGHCKALAAQLFPDEAEGPHAVGDNPVSFEETGGPDAPTLADAYAAGAVAVLSSVVEGFPIGLVEAMFCGRATVSTDVGAVVEVIGGTGLVVPPRNPRALAEACMALLRDPERRERLGAAARARALELFTAEQNVAAFHGIYLEIVSHCPVTRVVLDATGEPLPFSVPAEAHLPGRWTGPAPHGVGGGGMPAMSAGEGAR
- a CDS encoding DUF3152 domain-containing protein, whose protein sequence is MGRHSRRGPAPKSAPKAAPKGNKADSAGQRRVPGAPPVGGGPGPGYGGPRLPDGTPAHGFPRLPDGTPARGVPRLPDGTPARGVPRLPDGTPAHGFPRLPDGTPAHGFPRYPDGTPAHGVPQVRGGHPEQREHGGGWGQLSGRAGAAGSAGPALPRQRTAPTPAAAPRQDYLDAFAEDDDVFARRATSAATPRTLASVHTADPHAAVTDWDTGPGIENDTGDDVPPAGEPAPAKGGKGRAFTGIAAAAVTTVLAVIVAGQVTHGSDDSAVRSQSATDQARDARDPASRGDDRPSQSASPGMETLTYDQKMDQTYALSPTLKGSGKFDAVPGVDKAPGKGQKYTYRVDVEQGLGLDGELFAQAVQKTLNDDRSWAHNGARTFERIYSGKPDFVITLASPGTTAFWCAKSGLDTTEDNVSCDSASTERVMINAYRWAQGSKTYGDQIHAYRQMLINHEVGHRLGNHHVTCNKDGELAPVMQQQTKFLDHGGIHCKANPWPYPGE
- a CDS encoding alpha/beta fold hydrolase, yielding MSSTELPSVPPTSVLPKTAPVRVGEGERLRSVGLPGVTLTVRSRPPAREGLPPALYVHGLGGSSQNWSALMMLLDGIVESEAVDLPGFGDSPPPDDGDYSVTGHARAVIRHLDAARRGPVHLFGNSLGGAVATRVAAVRPDLVRSLTLVSPALPELRVQRSAVPTALLGAPGAAALFTRFTREWTAEQRVRGVMALCYGDPGRVTPEAFRHAVEELERRLELPYFWDAMTRSARGLVNAYTLGGQHGLWRQAERVLAPTLLVYGGRDQLVGFRMAQRAARAFRDSRLVTLPEAGHVAMMEYPETVATAFRELLKDTQGAAGGGESPSAPGAGREAEGVSGDDAGSTSEDDAKASGNTGAGS